In one Pseudomonas sp. MM211 genomic region, the following are encoded:
- a CDS encoding protealysin inhibitor emfourin yields MKKLPDLGSSAVVRISRQGGFAAISALSRPREIDFAQCDPAQRGQVCSVLENCLSVAKAEVGKGDQRFYRIELQVARQQEPGELVLQIPEEQAPRDLVRLWEKGA; encoded by the coding sequence ATGAAAAAACTGCCGGATCTGGGTAGCAGCGCCGTCGTGCGCATTTCCCGTCAGGGGGGCTTCGCGGCGATCAGTGCACTGAGCCGCCCGCGGGAAATCGACTTCGCCCAATGCGACCCTGCCCAGCGCGGGCAGGTCTGTTCCGTACTGGAGAACTGCCTATCGGTGGCGAAAGCCGAGGTTGGCAAGGGCGACCAGCGTTTCTATCGCATAGAACTGCAGGTGGCACGCCAGCAAGAGCCGGGCGAACTGGTGTTGCAGATCCCCGAAGAGCAGGCTCCTCGGGATCTGGTAAGACTATGGGAGAAAGGTGCTTGA
- a CDS encoding methylated-DNA--[protein]-cysteine S-methyltransferase — translation MFYRYHDSPIGRLFMVGDADGLQQLLMDVERTPWQIGDDWREAGSELDQPSRQLDEYFSGHRQRFELLLNPQGTPFQQSVWRALQQIPFGRVDSYSALAQRIDRPKAVRAVGAANGANPICIIIPCHRVIGRDGSLTGFAGGLPRKQLLLELEGAVPRPQASLFD, via the coding sequence ATGTTCTACCGCTACCACGACAGCCCCATCGGCCGCCTGTTCATGGTCGGTGACGCCGACGGCCTGCAGCAGCTGCTCATGGACGTGGAACGCACGCCCTGGCAGATCGGCGATGACTGGCGCGAAGCAGGCTCGGAACTGGATCAGCCAAGCCGCCAGCTCGACGAATATTTCAGTGGCCATCGCCAGCGCTTCGAGTTGCTGCTCAATCCCCAGGGCACGCCCTTTCAGCAGTCGGTGTGGCGCGCCTTGCAGCAAATCCCCTTCGGTCGCGTCGACAGCTACAGCGCGCTGGCCCAACGCATCGACAGACCCAAGGCAGTACGCGCGGTCGGTGCGGCCAACGGCGCCAACCCGATCTGCATCATCATCCCCTGCCACCGCGTGATCGGCCGCGATGGCAGCCTCACAGGCTTTGCCGGCGGCTTGCCACGCAAGCAATTGCTGCTGGAGCTGGAAGGCGCGGTGCCGCGGCCACAGGCCTCGCTGTTCGACTAG
- a CDS encoding alpha/beta hydrolase family protein, protein MLRALLLTLSLFTGLVQAAPILREQVSLDTGQGVLHGSLVLPQRTEAVPVVLLVAGSGPTDRNGNNPGGGHNDAHRKLAQALAQQGIASVRYDKRGIAASFAATPHERDLNVERYVADVVAWSHKLHEDKRFSQVILVGHSEGALIASLAAPESGADALVSIAGSARPIDQLLQEQLRDRLPPRLRAESDALLIALREGRQVPEVSDELTVLYRTSVQPYLISLFRQNPAAAFAKVRVPALIIQGDHDIQVSVQDAEALHAANPAAELQIITGMNHVLRIVPMDFEAQLASYDNPDLPLARALTARIARFIQGLPPVETSVAADTH, encoded by the coding sequence ATGCTGCGAGCCCTGCTTTTGACCCTTTCTCTCTTCACCGGCCTGGTTCAGGCTGCCCCCATCCTGCGTGAACAGGTCAGCCTGGATACCGGCCAGGGCGTGCTGCATGGCTCTCTGGTGCTGCCGCAACGCACCGAGGCCGTACCGGTGGTGCTGCTGGTGGCCGGCTCAGGGCCGACCGACCGTAACGGCAACAACCCGGGCGGCGGGCATAACGATGCGCATCGCAAACTGGCCCAGGCACTGGCTCAACAAGGCATCGCCAGCGTGCGTTATGACAAGCGCGGCATCGCCGCCAGCTTCGCTGCGACGCCGCACGAACGCGACCTGAACGTGGAGCGCTACGTCGCTGACGTAGTTGCCTGGAGCCACAAGCTGCATGAGGACAAGCGCTTCAGCCAGGTGATTCTGGTCGGCCATAGCGAAGGCGCGCTGATCGCCAGCCTGGCAGCCCCTGAATCCGGTGCCGATGCCCTGGTGTCCATTGCCGGCAGCGCCCGCCCCATCGACCAGCTGCTTCAGGAGCAACTGCGCGACCGTCTGCCGCCGCGCCTGCGCGCCGAGAGCGATGCCTTGCTGATCGCCCTGCGCGAGGGTCGTCAGGTTCCAGAAGTGTCGGACGAGCTGACCGTGCTGTACCGCACCAGCGTGCAGCCCTACCTGATTTCGCTGTTCCGCCAGAATCCGGCTGCGGCCTTTGCCAAGGTGCGCGTACCGGCACTGATCATCCAGGGGGATCACGACATCCAGGTCAGCGTGCAGGACGCCGAAGCGCTGCATGCCGCGAACCCGGCCGCCGAGCTGCAGATCATCACCGGCATGAACCATGTGCTGCGCATCGTGCCGATGGACTTCGAGGCGCAACTGGCCTCCTACGACAACCCTGATCTGCCGCTGGCCCGTGCCCTCACCGCCCGTATCGCCCGTTTCATTCAGGGCTTGCCGCCTGTAGAAACCAGCGTCGCTGCCGATACCCACTAA
- the pdeM gene encoding ligase-associated DNA damage response endonuclease PdeM: protein MSGTPHLAVEIAGETLWLLADKALYWPAKQTLLVADAHLGKAATYRTLGQPVPQGTTARNLQRLDDLLASYPTRRLVFLGDLLHARPARTGSTLAALQAWRKRHAELQIVLIRGNHDRSAGDPPADLAIEVVSEPWRMGPFALCHEPLDCPGLHVLAGHLHPVFVLRGRGRDRLRMPCFSVEQSITLLPAFGEFTGGMAIDSAPGRTIYGALDGAVWRLNQG from the coding sequence ATGAGCGGGACGCCTCACCTTGCCGTAGAGATCGCCGGTGAAACGCTGTGGTTGCTGGCCGATAAGGCGCTGTACTGGCCCGCCAAGCAGACTCTGCTGGTCGCCGACGCACACCTCGGCAAGGCCGCCACCTATCGCACCCTCGGGCAGCCGGTACCGCAAGGCACCACGGCGCGCAATCTGCAGCGGCTGGATGACCTACTGGCGAGCTATCCGACTCGCCGCCTGGTTTTCCTGGGAGATCTTCTTCACGCCCGTCCGGCGCGAACCGGCAGCACCCTGGCGGCCTTGCAGGCGTGGCGCAAACGGCATGCTGAGCTGCAGATCGTGCTGATACGCGGCAACCATGATCGCAGTGCCGGCGACCCACCAGCCGATCTGGCCATCGAGGTGGTCAGCGAGCCCTGGCGCATGGGGCCTTTCGCGCTCTGTCATGAGCCCCTGGATTGCCCCGGCCTGCATGTGCTGGCCGGGCATCTGCACCCGGTATTCGTGCTACGCGGGCGGGGGCGTGACCGCTTGCGTATGCCGTGCTTCAGCGTCGAGCAGAGCATCACCCTGTTGCCGGCCTTCGGTGAGTTCACCGGCGGCATGGCCATCGACTCAGCGCCTGGGCGAACGATCTATGGTGCGCTGGACGGTGCTGTTTGGCGCCTGAACCAGGGCTGA
- a CDS encoding ligase-associated DNA damage response DEXH box helicase, whose product MSLASSWLRRNGWTAFDFQKEVWQAVADGQSGLLHASTGAGKTYAVWLAAINRFAGKNAAKKPASGKRAPPAAPLTVLWITPMRALAADTQRALQAPLDGLEIPWTLGMRTGDTGSAERQRQARRLPTALVTTPESLTLLLTGADAKAQFAHVGMLVVDEWHELLGNKRGVQLQLALARLRQWNPQLVVWGLSATLGNQPHAMEVLLPDGGGRLVRGEQGAKPQIDTLLPTAMERFPWAGHLGLRLLPQVVEELEGSSVTLVFTNTRSQSELWYQALLDARPDWAGLIALHHGSLAREVRDWVEGGLKQGKLKAVVCTSSLDLGVDFLPVERVLQIGSAKGVARLLQRAGRSGHAPGRTSRITLVPTHGLELIEAIAVQDAVAAGRIEARESPHQPLDVLVQHLVSMALGGGFRPDELLPEIRSTWAYRDLDDAQWRWALAFVRQGGESLSAYPDYQRVEPDEEGIWRVPSPRLARRHRMSVGTIVSDASVTVKWWSKGGGGGSLGSVEEGFIARLHPGDVFLFGGRPLELVRVENMTAYVRRINSSKASVPRWNGGRMPLSSALAEAVVARFGEAAQGHFDGPEMRMLQPLLEVQAHWSALPAPGTLLAETLHSREGWHLFLYPFAGRNVHLGLASLLAWRLGQRQPLSFSIAVNDYGLELLCASEVDWAGLLDTDLFDDHDLLHDVLASLNAGELAQRRFREIARIAGLVFGGYPGAGKSLRQVQASSGLFFDVFRQYDPDNLLLTQAHDEVLSQELDVRQLQCTLADMRASRLNLHELRRATPLAFPLMVERFRERHSSEKLADRIVRMLGELERAAGPGGQVVAKPLIEVEPAIRRGERKRKDGRPRRKTKGSEA is encoded by the coding sequence ATGAGCCTGGCCAGTAGCTGGCTGCGGCGCAATGGCTGGACGGCATTCGACTTTCAGAAGGAAGTTTGGCAGGCAGTGGCCGATGGGCAGAGCGGCCTGCTGCATGCGTCGACCGGTGCCGGCAAGACCTATGCCGTGTGGTTGGCTGCTATCAATCGATTCGCGGGCAAGAATGCTGCCAAGAAGCCTGCCAGTGGCAAGCGCGCGCCACCGGCTGCGCCGCTCACCGTGTTGTGGATCACGCCGATGCGTGCCTTGGCCGCTGACACGCAACGTGCCTTGCAGGCGCCGCTCGATGGTCTGGAAATACCCTGGACGCTGGGCATGCGCACCGGCGATACCGGCAGCGCCGAGCGGCAGCGCCAGGCACGCCGCCTGCCGACCGCGCTGGTGACCACGCCCGAGAGCCTGACGCTGTTGCTCACCGGTGCTGACGCGAAGGCGCAGTTCGCCCATGTCGGCATGCTGGTGGTGGATGAGTGGCATGAGTTGCTCGGCAACAAGCGCGGTGTGCAGTTGCAATTGGCGCTGGCGCGGCTGCGCCAGTGGAACCCGCAACTTGTCGTCTGGGGGCTGTCGGCCACCCTCGGCAACCAGCCCCATGCCATGGAGGTGCTGCTGCCTGACGGTGGTGGTCGGCTGGTTCGCGGTGAGCAGGGCGCCAAACCGCAGATCGATACGCTGCTGCCGACGGCGATGGAACGCTTTCCCTGGGCCGGCCATCTGGGGTTGCGGTTGTTGCCGCAGGTGGTCGAGGAGTTGGAAGGCAGCAGCGTGACCCTGGTGTTCACCAACACCCGCTCGCAGTCCGAACTCTGGTATCAGGCATTGCTCGATGCGCGCCCGGACTGGGCCGGATTGATCGCCCTGCACCACGGCTCGCTGGCCCGCGAAGTCCGTGATTGGGTCGAGGGCGGGCTCAAGCAGGGCAAGCTGAAAGCCGTGGTTTGTACCTCCAGCCTGGATCTGGGGGTCGACTTCCTGCCTGTGGAGCGGGTTCTGCAGATCGGCTCGGCCAAGGGTGTCGCCCGCCTGCTGCAACGCGCCGGGCGTTCCGGTCATGCGCCGGGGCGTACCTCGCGCATCACACTGGTGCCCACTCACGGCCTCGAACTGATCGAAGCCATTGCCGTGCAGGACGCCGTCGCGGCCGGGCGTATCGAGGCCCGCGAATCGCCTCATCAGCCGCTGGATGTATTGGTTCAGCATCTGGTCAGTATGGCTCTGGGCGGCGGCTTCAGGCCTGATGAGCTGCTGCCGGAGATACGCAGCACCTGGGCGTATCGCGACCTTGACGATGCCCAGTGGCGCTGGGCCCTGGCGTTCGTGCGGCAGGGTGGGGAGTCGCTCAGTGCCTATCCCGATTATCAGCGTGTGGAGCCAGACGAAGAAGGCATCTGGCGAGTGCCCAGCCCGCGTCTGGCGCGCCGCCACCGGATGAGCGTGGGCACCATCGTCAGCGACGCCAGCGTTACGGTGAAATGGTGGAGCAAAGGCGGCGGCGGTGGCTCGCTCGGTAGCGTCGAGGAAGGCTTTATCGCCCGCCTGCATCCGGGCGACGTGTTTCTGTTCGGCGGGCGGCCCCTCGAGCTGGTCCGGGTGGAGAACATGACGGCCTACGTACGCCGCATCAATTCCAGCAAAGCCAGTGTGCCGCGCTGGAATGGTGGGCGCATGCCGCTCTCCAGCGCCCTCGCCGAAGCCGTGGTTGCACGTTTCGGTGAGGCAGCGCAGGGCCACTTCGATGGCCCGGAAATGCGCATGCTGCAGCCGCTGCTGGAAGTGCAGGCGCACTGGTCCGCGTTACCGGCGCCAGGCACCTTGCTGGCCGAAACCCTGCACTCGCGTGAAGGCTGGCACCTGTTCCTGTATCCCTTCGCCGGGCGCAACGTGCATCTGGGACTGGCCAGCCTGCTGGCCTGGCGCCTGGGCCAGCGGCAGCCGCTGAGTTTCTCGATTGCCGTCAACGACTATGGCCTGGAGCTGCTGTGTGCCAGCGAGGTTGATTGGGCAGGGCTGCTCGACACTGATCTGTTCGACGATCACGACCTGCTGCACGACGTGCTTGCCAGCCTCAATGCTGGTGAGCTGGCCCAGCGGCGTTTTCGCGAGATCGCCCGCATCGCCGGCCTGGTGTTCGGCGGTTACCCTGGCGCGGGTAAAAGCCTGCGCCAGGTGCAGGCCTCCAGCGGGCTGTTCTTCGACGTGTTCCGCCAGTACGACCCGGACAACCTGCTGCTGACCCAGGCCCACGATGAGGTTCTCAGCCAGGAACTGGATGTCAGGCAACTACAGTGCACCCTGGCCGACATGCGCGCGTCGCGTCTGAACCTGCATGAGCTACGTCGCGCGACCCCGCTGGCCTTTCCGCTGATGGTCGAGCGTTTTCGCGAGCGACACAGCTCTGAAAAACTCGCCGACCGCATCGTCCGTATGCTCGGCGAGCTCGAGCGTGCTGCAGGGCCGGGCGGGCAGGTTGTCGCTAAACCGCTGATTGAGGTCGAGCCAGCCATACGTCGTGGCGAGCGTAAGCGCAAGGATGGCCGTCCACGCCGCAAGACCAAGGGCAGTGAGGCATGA
- the aroC gene encoding chorismate synthase produces MSGNTFGKLFTVTTAGESHGPALVAIVDGCPPGLDISLDDLQRDLDRRKPGTSRHTTQRQEADEVEILSGVFEGKTTGCSIGLLIRNTDQKSKDYSAIKDLFRPAHADYTYHHKYGVRDYRGGGRSSARETAMRVAAGAIAKKYLASQGIVIRGYMSQLGPIEIPFKTWDSVEENAFFSPDPDKVPELEAYMDQLRRDQDSVGAKITVVAEGVMPGLGEPIFDRLDAELAHALMSINAVKGVEIGAGFASVAQRGTEHRDELTPEGFLSNNAGGILGGISSGQPIVAHLALKPTSSITTPGRSIDIDGNPADVITKGRHDPCVGIRATPIAEAMMAIVLMDHLLRHRGQNADVRVNTPVLPQL; encoded by the coding sequence ATGTCCGGCAATACCTTCGGCAAGCTGTTCACCGTCACCACGGCAGGCGAGAGCCACGGCCCTGCGCTGGTCGCCATCGTCGACGGCTGCCCGCCCGGGCTGGATATTTCCCTGGACGACCTGCAGCGCGACCTCGACCGCCGCAAGCCGGGTACCAGCCGCCACACCACCCAGCGCCAGGAAGCCGACGAGGTGGAAATCCTCTCCGGCGTATTCGAAGGCAAGACCACGGGTTGCTCCATCGGCCTGCTGATCCGCAACACCGACCAGAAGTCCAAGGACTACTCGGCGATCAAGGATCTGTTCCGCCCGGCCCATGCCGACTACACCTACCACCACAAGTACGGCGTTCGCGACTACCGTGGCGGCGGCCGCAGCTCGGCACGGGAAACCGCCATGCGCGTGGCTGCCGGTGCCATCGCCAAGAAGTACCTGGCCAGCCAGGGCATCGTCATTCGCGGCTATATGAGCCAGCTGGGGCCCATCGAGATTCCGTTCAAGACCTGGGACTCGGTCGAGGAAAACGCCTTCTTCAGCCCCGACCCGGACAAGGTGCCGGAACTGGAGGCCTACATGGATCAGCTGCGCCGCGACCAGGATTCGGTCGGTGCGAAGATCACCGTGGTCGCGGAGGGCGTCATGCCTGGGCTCGGCGAGCCGATCTTCGACCGCCTGGACGCCGAACTGGCCCACGCGCTGATGAGCATCAACGCGGTCAAGGGCGTGGAGATCGGTGCCGGTTTCGCCTCGGTGGCGCAGCGCGGTACCGAGCACCGTGACGAGCTGACTCCCGAAGGCTTCCTGTCCAACAACGCCGGCGGCATTCTTGGCGGTATTTCCAGTGGCCAGCCGATCGTCGCTCATCTGGCCCTCAAGCCGACGTCCAGCATCACCACGCCAGGTCGCTCCATCGATATCGACGGCAACCCGGCGGATGTGATCACCAAGGGACGTCATGATCCGTGCGTAGGCATCCGCGCCACGCCGATCGCCGAGGCGATGATGGCCATCGTGCTGATGGATCACCTGCTGCGCCATCGCGGCCAGAACGCCGATGTGCGCGTGAATACGCCGGTGCTGCCGCAACTGTGA
- a CDS encoding ribonuclease E inhibitor RraB codes for MSTVLHDDVSGGVLGRMKQGGFDFASVHPIEFYAIFPDENNALKATRNFRGESLHALVTERDEGGWHLQVSKVMHVTYAGIDDFEQDMQAVVAPLGGKLDGWGVTQELKPDSLRG; via the coding sequence ATGAGCACAGTCTTGCACGATGATGTCAGTGGTGGCGTTCTAGGTCGGATGAAGCAAGGGGGGTTCGATTTTGCCAGTGTCCATCCCATCGAGTTCTACGCAATTTTTCCCGATGAAAACAATGCACTGAAGGCGACACGAAATTTTCGTGGCGAGTCGCTGCACGCTCTGGTGACCGAGCGTGACGAGGGCGGTTGGCACCTGCAGGTGAGCAAGGTGATGCATGTCACCTATGCAGGTATCGATGATTTCGAGCAGGACATGCAGGCGGTGGTAGCACCCCTGGGTGGCAAGCTGGACGGCTGGGGCGTAACCCAGGAGCTCAAACCCGACAGTCTCAGGGGCTGA
- a CDS encoding acireductone dioxygenase → MSRLSVHHQSSPNIPNKILGHAEDITSTLTAAGIDYRVVDLDAKLHAGAAPEDILAALAGPLEQLKRDHDLGHVEVVSVDQRRWPKEGEKPAEPPLEIVVDGAQLYLFLAGQGLLNLHVGDYVYALVGERNALVSVPAGTPHWFDLGEFPHCALVRLSSGSDVAGKPSGDPIAGSFPRLED, encoded by the coding sequence ATGAGCCGCCTGAGCGTCCATCATCAGTCCAGCCCCAATATTCCCAACAAGATACTGGGGCATGCTGAGGACATCACCAGCACGCTGACAGCAGCCGGTATCGATTACAGGGTTGTCGATCTTGACGCCAAACTGCATGCCGGCGCGGCGCCCGAGGACATCCTCGCTGCGCTTGCCGGGCCGCTGGAGCAGCTCAAACGTGATCACGATCTGGGTCACGTGGAGGTGGTCAGTGTCGACCAGCGTCGCTGGCCGAAGGAGGGCGAAAAGCCCGCCGAGCCACCCCTGGAAATCGTGGTGGATGGCGCGCAGCTCTATCTATTCCTGGCCGGGCAGGGTTTGTTGAATCTGCATGTCGGCGATTACGTCTATGCGCTGGTGGGTGAGCGCAATGCGCTGGTTTCGGTGCCCGCTGGTACGCCCCACTGGTTCGATCTGGGCGAGTTTCCCCATTGCGCACTAGTGCGCCTGTCGTCCGGCAGCGATGTTGCGGGCAAGCCGAGCGGTGATCCAATCGCCGGCTCTTTTCCGCGCCTGGAAGACTGA
- a CDS encoding DNA-3-methyladenine glycosylase family protein, producing the protein MTPSQTISLPYLAPWNWQQFHEHFTLRAIPGQELLGDRDYCRSFRLADVTGWFRVSALPDQNAVELAYSPSAEACLPQLAQRVRRMFDLDADPAIIAAHFAADQHLAPMLARNPGLRLPTAFDAFEQAVRAIVGQQVTVKAAVTITGRLVSRLGESLADAPAGIDRLFPTPAAIAAANLDAIGMPGKRVQTLQHFAAQVASGELRLDISQGASELIARLCALPGIGPWTAEYIALRAFGDWDAFPASDLGLLKAPIWGAAGITPRQLQAHAEAWRPWRAYAAAHLWQDYSGG; encoded by the coding sequence ATGACACCGAGCCAAACCATCAGCCTCCCGTACCTCGCGCCCTGGAACTGGCAGCAGTTCCACGAGCACTTCACGCTACGGGCGATCCCCGGGCAGGAGCTTCTCGGCGATCGCGACTACTGCCGCAGTTTTCGCCTGGCTGACGTTACCGGCTGGTTCCGCGTCAGCGCCCTGCCCGACCAGAACGCAGTTGAGCTGGCTTACAGCCCATCGGCTGAAGCCTGCCTGCCGCAGTTGGCCCAACGGGTACGGCGCATGTTCGATCTGGACGCCGACCCAGCCATCATCGCCGCTCACTTCGCGGCCGATCAGCACCTCGCACCGATGCTCGCGCGCAATCCGGGCCTGCGCCTGCCCACCGCTTTCGATGCCTTCGAGCAGGCCGTGCGGGCCATCGTCGGCCAGCAGGTCACGGTCAAGGCGGCGGTGACTATCACCGGGCGTCTGGTCAGCCGACTCGGCGAATCCCTGGCAGACGCACCCGCCGGCATCGACCGCCTGTTCCCGACACCCGCCGCCATCGCTGCCGCCAACCTCGACGCCATCGGCATGCCCGGCAAGCGCGTACAGACTCTGCAGCATTTCGCTGCCCAAGTGGCTTCCGGCGAGTTGCGGCTGGACATCAGCCAGGGTGCGAGCGAGCTGATCGCACGGCTGTGTGCCCTGCCCGGCATTGGCCCCTGGACCGCCGAATACATCGCCCTGCGCGCGTTCGGCGACTGGGACGCTTTTCCCGCCAGTGACCTGGGCCTGCTGAAGGCGCCGATCTGGGGCGCAGCAGGCATCACCCCTCGCCAGTTGCAGGCCCATGCAGAGGCCTGGCGACCCTGGCGTGCCTATGCCGCCGCCCATCTCTGGCAAGACTACTCAGGAGGCTGA
- a CDS encoding MFS transporter, whose protein sequence is MNAALPYWRLSGFYLFYFALLGATAPFLGLYFAHLGFSPARIGELVAIPMLMRCIAPNLWGWLGDYSGRRLLIVRLGALCTLLSLSLIFVSQSYAWLAMVMALHAFFWHAVLPQFEVITLAHLREQSARYAQIRLWGSIGFILSVVGLGKAFDWFSLDVYPWALLLIITGIALSSFWVPDAQPLVSSQSPSRGGFLQQLKQPGVLAFYLCVALMQLSHGPYYTFLSIHLEQLGYSRGLIGLLWALGVVAEVLVFMAMARLLKHFSLRQVLVASFAIAALRWVLMGFFADHLLVLLFAQVLHAATFGSFHAASIAFVQRSFGARQQGQGQALYASLAGIGGALGALYAGYSWNGLGPQWTFALAGLAALAAAVIMIRRTTDPARP, encoded by the coding sequence ATGAACGCGGCCTTGCCCTATTGGCGCCTGTCCGGCTTCTACCTGTTCTATTTCGCGCTGCTGGGTGCCACCGCGCCCTTCCTCGGCCTGTACTTCGCACACCTGGGCTTTTCGCCGGCGCGCATCGGCGAGCTGGTCGCCATCCCCATGCTGATGCGTTGCATCGCGCCGAACCTGTGGGGCTGGCTGGGCGATTACAGCGGCAGGCGCTTGTTGATCGTGCGCCTTGGCGCCTTGTGTACGCTGCTCAGCCTGAGCCTGATCTTCGTCAGCCAGAGTTACGCCTGGCTGGCCATGGTGATGGCCTTGCATGCGTTCTTCTGGCATGCGGTGCTGCCGCAGTTCGAGGTCATCACCCTGGCCCATTTGCGCGAACAGTCGGCCCGTTATGCGCAGATCCGCCTGTGGGGCTCAATCGGTTTTATCCTCAGCGTGGTCGGGTTGGGCAAGGCCTTCGACTGGTTCAGCCTGGACGTCTATCCCTGGGCGCTGCTGCTGATCATCACCGGCATCGCCCTGAGCAGCTTCTGGGTGCCCGATGCCCAACCATTGGTATCTTCGCAGTCGCCGAGCCGCGGCGGCTTCCTGCAACAACTCAAGCAGCCCGGTGTGTTGGCCTTCTATCTGTGCGTGGCACTGATGCAGCTGTCCCACGGGCCGTACTACACCTTCCTCAGCATCCACCTGGAGCAACTCGGCTACAGCCGCGGGCTGATCGGCCTGCTCTGGGCGCTGGGGGTGGTCGCCGAGGTGCTGGTGTTCATGGCCATGGCGCGCCTGCTCAAGCATTTCAGCCTGCGCCAGGTACTGGTCGCCAGCTTCGCCATCGCCGCGCTGCGCTGGGTATTGATGGGCTTTTTCGCCGATCACCTGCTGGTGCTGCTGTTCGCGCAAGTGCTGCACGCCGCCACCTTCGGCAGCTTCCACGCGGCTTCCATTGCCTTCGTGCAGCGCAGTTTTGGCGCTCGTCAGCAAGGGCAGGGGCAAGCGCTATACGCCTCGCTGGCCGGTATTGGCGGCGCCCTGGGCGCCCTGTATGCCGGTTACAGCTGGAATGGCCTGGGCCCGCAGTGGACATTCGCCCTGGCGGGGCTGGCCGCACTGGCCGCAGCCGTTATCATGATCAGACGCACGACCGATCCGGCGCGTCCCTGA
- a CDS encoding methyl-accepting chemotaxis protein: protein MSATVQEVARNAADASRAASDADREAAQGDRVVAEAIAQIERLAAEVTRSTEAMSHLQKESNKIGSVMDVIKAVAEQTNLLALNAAIEAARAGEAGRGFAVVADEVRGLAQRTQKSTEEIEGLVAGLQQGTQQVANIMQSSRDLTDSTVELTRKAGGSLESITRTVSNIQSMNQQIAAAAEQQSAVAEEISRSVINVRDISEQTAAASEETAASSVELARLGSQLQQMVSHFRV from the coding sequence ATGTCCGCCACCGTGCAGGAAGTCGCGCGCAACGCCGCCGACGCATCCCGCGCCGCATCGGACGCCGACCGCGAGGCAGCACAAGGTGATCGCGTAGTGGCCGAAGCCATCGCGCAGATCGAGCGCCTGGCTGCCGAAGTGACGCGCTCCACCGAGGCGATGAGCCATCTGCAGAAGGAAAGCAACAAGATCGGCAGCGTGATGGACGTGATCAAGGCGGTGGCCGAGCAGACCAATCTGCTGGCACTCAACGCCGCTATCGAAGCCGCTCGTGCTGGTGAAGCAGGCCGTGGTTTTGCGGTGGTCGCCGATGAAGTCCGTGGCCTGGCGCAACGCACTCAGAAGTCCACCGAAGAGATCGAGGGCCTGGTTGCCGGTCTGCAGCAGGGCACTCAACAGGTGGCCAACATCATGCAGAGCAGCCGCGACCTGACCGACAGCACGGTGGAGCTGACCCGCAAGGCCGGTGGTTCGCTGGAAAGCATCACTCGCACGGTGTCCAACATCCAGTCGATGAACCAGCAGATCGCCGCCGCTGCCGAGCAGCAAAGTGCGGTGGCCGAGGAGATCAGCCGCAGCGTGATCAACGTGCGCGACATCTCCGAGCAGACTGCCGCAGCCAGTGAAGAAACCGCTGCGTCGAGTGTCGAGCTGGCCCGCCTGGGTAGTCAGCTGCAGCAGATGGTCAGCCACTTCCGGGTCTGA